The Burkholderia latens genome segment GCGCGTGCAGGCCGACGAATCGAACCGGATGAAGGACGAGCTGCTGGCCACCGTGTCGCACGAACTGCGCACGCCGCTGAACGTGATCTACGGCTGGGTCGAAGTGCTGCGCAGCGTCGAGGGCCAGAGTTTCGCGCACCAGGCGATCGACGCAATCGACCGCAGCGCGCGCTCGCTGTCGCGGATGGTCGGCGATCTGCTCGACGCGTCGTCGCTCGCGACAGGCCGGATGCGGCTCGAACGGGCGCCCGTCGATCTGGTGCGCATCGTATTCGACGCAGTGCGCGAACTCGCGGGCACGGCCGAGGCGAACGGCCTCGAGTTGTCGGCCGACTGCGCAATGCCCACTTGCGTGATCTCGGCGGACGGCGAGCGCATGCGCCAGGTGCTGTCGAACCTGCTGTCGAACGCGATCAAGTTTACGCCGGCAGGCGGTCGCATCACGGTGTCGCTGACCCGCGCCGGTGCGCGCGTGCGGCTGGCGGTCGCCGATACCGGGCAGGGCATTTCCCCGGAACGCCTGCCGCATTTGTTCGATACGTTCAACCGGCCGGAAGGCGCGTCCGCATCGCCGAAACGCGGGCTCGGCCTCGGCCTGTCGATCGTGCGCAACATCGCCCGGCTGCATGGCGGCGAGGTCGCGGCGACCAGCGACGGCGCCGGACGCGGCACGACCGTGACGGTCACGCTGCCGGCGGAGTTGAGCACGGACGATCCGACAGTCCAGCCGCGTCGGCCCGGCGGCGCATCGACCGCGGTCGCGCTCGACGGCCAGCGCGTGCTCGTGGTCGACGACGACGCGACTTCGCTCGCAAGTCTCGCGGCCGCGCTCGAAACGCTCGGTGCGCGGGTGTCTACCGCGCGCTCGGGTCACGACGCGCTCGACGCGATCGCGCGGCAGCATCCGAGCGTCGTGTTGTCCGATCTCGCGATGCCCGACGGCGACGGCTTCTGGCTGCTCGACCACATCCGCCAATTGCCGGACAGCGGCGGGCGCGTGCCCGTCGTCGCGGTGACTGCCCATGCGGGCTTGGCGGACCGAAACCGGGTGATGGCCGCCGGCTTCGATGCGTATCTGTGCAAACCGGTGGACGTGCCGACGCTCGCAAGCGTGATCGCGGACATATCGCCGGTCGACACGCCGCGAGACGACCGCCGACACTGACGTACGGCGGCCACTGTTCAACCACGGGAGGCGAGATGAAACGATCGGACAATACGCGGTGCGACGGCATCGGCGCACGTGCGGCGCGCATCATGCGCATGCGGCCGGTCGTGCCGATCGCGAGCATACTGTTGCTGTCGTGTGCGTGGATTGCGACGCCGCGCATCGCATCGGCTGACGAAAGCGTGCGCACGAAGCTCGCGAGCCAGGCGTCCGCCGTGGGCGGCCAGTTGCGCGATGCGACCCTCGCGTCCCGTATCCGCGCGGCGCTCGTCGCCGAGCGCGGGCTCGCCTCCGACGACATCGACGTGCAGGTGCACGGCCGCGTGGCCGAGCTGACGGGCAGCGTGCCCGACGAGCGGCAGCATGCGGCCGCGGTGCGCGTCGTTCACGACGTCGACGGCGTCAGCGGCGTGCGCGACAGGCTGCAGATTCGCCGGAAGTAACGTGATGCGCGGGCAAGCGTCGGGCCGGTTGGGCGTCGCGCGCCTTGCAGCCCTGCGCGGCACCGTGCAGGAGGGTTCGACATGGACACCATTATCGCGGGCCGCTTCTCGACACTCGAGCAGGCGGAGCGTTGCGCGGCGCAGCTGCGCGGCCACGTCATTCATCGGGACGACGTGAAAGTCTTCTTTCTGAACCCGCCCGGCCAGCATGCGTTGTTCTGGCTCGGCGGCGACGTTTATGCGGATTCGGCGGCGCGTCCCGGCGGCCTTGGCGCGCTCGAAGGCGTGGCCGTCGGCGCGATCGTCGGACTGATCGGCGCCGCGCTGCTGTATCTGGGCGGGCTCCATTCTCCGCTCGCATGGTTCGGCGTGCCGCTGGTCGGCGGCTACGTCGGCGCGTTGTGCGGCGCGCTCGGCAAGATGCGCGGCGACGCGCCGGAAGGGCATGGTGCGCTGAAAGCGTGCGAAAACGGCGTCGTACTCGCCGCGCACGTGACGCGCCGCACCGCGACGTTTGCGGAGCGCACGCTGCTCGCGGCCGGTGCATTATCGATCGAGCGCGTCGAAGGCGCGTGGAGCAAGGGCGCGTGGACGGATTTCTTCACGTCCGCGCATCGTCCGGCATGACACGCATGTTCATGGGGCGCGCAGCCGGACCGAATCGGCGCGCAGCGGATGACGTGCGCCAGGCACGGGGCGATTGGGACGCGTACCGTCCCGTCGTGCTCGCCGCCGCCGCATGCATGCTGGTATCGCGCATGGTCTCGCCAGTGCTCGGCGCAGCGATCGATGCGCCGGCGCCGCTCGCATCGTCGGTGCAAGTCGCACCGGGCGTGATTCGTCCCGGCGAGACGGCAGACGAAGCGGACATGGCGCGGCGGCCGACCGGCATCGATGC includes the following:
- a CDS encoding BON domain-containing protein, which gives rise to MKRSDNTRCDGIGARAARIMRMRPVVPIASILLLSCAWIATPRIASADESVRTKLASQASAVGGQLRDATLASRIRAALVAERGLASDDIDVQVHGRVAELTGSVPDERQHAAAVRVVHDVDGVSGVRDRLQIRRK
- a CDS encoding hybrid sensor histidine kinase/response regulator; translation: MRTFTRELYRQGAWVVLAVAVASALQVWAIRVVGVHAPFAPLPLYAAVAAAAWLTSFVGGLAATAASIAVLTALWWRAAPLPGWIAQAGAFVAIGFIECVLVTVVKPLLANDRLHGADDAEQGAAAPERREPAPAARSLDDVLLRRVVDASPDAIVGVDAARRITSWNPAARRIFGIDAASVAGRDVTTLIAPRWLRLHPVPASFARAPATTGPLDILCVRHDGTCFRATFAASPIVDAQGNCTGMSITLRDAHERRSDERRDLRSLHGARDARVQADESNRMKDELLATVSHELRTPLNVIYGWVEVLRSVEGQSFAHQAIDAIDRSARSLSRMVGDLLDASSLATGRMRLERAPVDLVRIVFDAVRELAGTAEANGLELSADCAMPTCVISADGERMRQVLSNLLSNAIKFTPAGGRITVSLTRAGARVRLAVADTGQGISPERLPHLFDTFNRPEGASASPKRGLGLGLSIVRNIARLHGGEVAATSDGAGRGTTVTVTLPAELSTDDPTVQPRRPGGASTAVALDGQRVLVVDDDATSLASLAAALETLGARVSTARSGHDALDAIARQHPSVVLSDLAMPDGDGFWLLDHIRQLPDSGGRVPVVAVTAHAGLADRNRVMAAGFDAYLCKPVDVPTLASVIADISPVDTPRDDRRH